taATGTATTCATGTAATTTGTAAATGATGACAGATCAAAAGGGTTCAAGGGAAAGCCAGACAACATACGAGAGCACAACAGAGTACCAATGAAGGATCGCATTATTATCTTGTGTAGAACCAATCCAAGCAGCTTGAGATTGCATAGGAGCATTCCCACTAGCAACAGGCTACACATGAGCCATCTCATTAGCAAGAGGTTGCACATGAGCACTCCCAACAGCCGCAGCAACCTGCTCATCAGCAGCGTACCAATTGACTAAGAAGGACTGCTTTTTAGAGACCCTTAGTTGATGCAGATAGGGGAATGATAAATTTGAACTATGCTTATTTAGAAAAGAACCCCTTATTCACTGTTGGGAATTGGAGAAGGAAGTGGAGTGAGAGAGGAAAGCGGGGAAGAGGGTCTGGAAGAAGACAAGGGAGTGAAAGATGAGAGACAACTACTTCTCCTATTGTCATTTGGTGATAATTGTAAATGATGTCAAACTGCAAGGCCAGCAACAGCTCTCTTTTTGTCAATTGTAATTTTTTGTTCATGGATATGTGCTAGTTATCAATTGTAATTAGTTGGCtggaaactttttttttgttgtaggGGTTGATTTGTGGTACAATTGGTTGGCTATTTGGTGTAAACTACTTTTTGTATATGGGATCAAGACTTCGGTTGATTAATGGGAATTGgttcttttcatttcttctgCCTGTTGAACTTTGGTTAGCAACACGTTTCAATTGAACTTACGCTATCATTAACATTCTTGACTGAATTAGCAGCTAATTTACTTAACCAACAACAAGGCTTACAAATTTTGTCTAAACATACACCAGCTTCACCAAATTAGCTAAACATTTCACAAACCTATCCACCATGTACATTCGCTAATATATCTGAAGAGTTCAAAACAGTGTATATTCGCTACTACACCTAAACAGTCTAAAAAAAGGCCTTCATTTTCCACCTTCAATTTGTTGCATATAGGTTGTATTCCTTCACTTTTGAACCCAAACAAGCAGTATCACAATGACCCAGGTGATCAAAAGCAGTCTCATCAGAATCTTGTTCAGCCATTTATGTGATCGGATTTCTTTTGCAATACTATTATTTTCTGATTCTTGTTTTCCAGCTTTCTCTCCAACCTTCTTCTAACATCTTTACTttcatctctttctttttccgtCCAATTGATTCTCCTAAGAAGACCACATATCAACTCTACGGAATGATGACCCAGGTGATCAAAAGTAGCCAAGTGTCAACTCTACGAAGACCGGGTATCAACAATGACCCAGGTGATCAAAAGTAGCTTCATTAGAATCTTGTTCAACCATTTATGCGATCGGATTTCTTTTTGCaactctcttgttttcttcctttctcttcAACCTTCTTCTAACATCTTCACTTctatctctttctttttccatccAATTGATTCTCCTCAGAAGACCAAGTATCAACTCTACGGAATGGCAACACATTTCCCTGTTGATTCAAGGCCAGTGCTGGCAGCCACCATCCACACAAACATCATACCTCCTCCCCAGATTCCTGTCGGTCCATGAAATAATCATCTTACAAGCTTTGTCGCATCCCCAATTGAGGATTGAAAGACACTGATATGCTCACATTTTTTCGCTGCGACTGTTGCCTTTGTTACTCATTACAACCTAGATCCGTTTCTGGCAAGTGAACTTTGGAAACCATGGAAACAGCCatgaaaatatgaaaaaagaggcttcatttcatgttttaacctagcAGCAATGGTGTGCTGACGAAAATGCCCTTCACTTATCCCCTGTGCCTCGTGCCTGTTGCTCTTTCAATTGGACTTAACGACTCTAGCTCACGGAAGGGCCACAAATAtaccatttaattagatggagGGCCAAAAGCATTCATTTAATAGTTGGGGGGCCAAATTGAATTTTTAAATAGTTCGAGGGCCATCGAGACTTTCTGCCCTTTCATTGCAGCACGTGAAAGAGTAGATCTGTCACTACAAGAAATGAGCATTAGTATGCTCTtaatgaaaaattattttttgaaataaaaaaatatgtataaaaTCTGTCTAAATAATTATAAGAGGTGTAATTGGTAAAGCTACTACCTCATTCATCATATGACCAAAGtaaaattttgtaatttctgCCCAATACCAACTGTGAAAACAATAATGCAAAGAATGATATGCCAAAAAGCACGCCTAAATAGTGTTTTAAAAACTAGATTAGATCAGTCAGTTCAACTAGTTGAACTACTAAGCAGTCATATTGCATGGGTTAGATTCTATATTAAACCTAAAGAGTTAATTGAACCAGTCAAGAACTAGTTGAGGCAATCAAAACAGTAAAAGTCGAATGATTATACCAATTtgcactatttttttttaaattttagtgttatccaattatttaaaataaaaacaaaaaacttaACCATATGGTTGAAAACATTGGCTATACCCAAACATCAATGTTGTCTATTTGGTGGTGGTACTCTCTATTTGGTGATGGTGGTGCTGTAAGTGAGAATGGTGGGGAAGGATTGGGAATGGTGTTCTCTatttggtggtggtggtggtgtaaGTGGGAATGGTGGGGAAAATGGCGATGAAAGAGCGAAATGGTGCATTTATAAGTTTGTTAAATTAGAGTTTGGGTGGTgcagaattgaagaaaatgatAGATTAAGTGACTTGCTAGTGATTGTCCGTGACTTTCTCCtatcaaaatttgaccaaaagatAAGCATGAACAAAAAATGACCATTTATATAAAGAGTATTTATATGAACAAAAAATGCTCGAACCCTCCAGGAAAACAAGGACTTGCTTGCTGCCCTTCCCATATGATTTTcaccattttttcaaaaaccctaatcACCAATTGTTGAAAAATCGAGTTGGAAGAATGGTAAAGCGGCTTTTGCCGTTGGTAGAACAGAGGACGGAACTGTATTACAGATGTTGGAAGGGTCGAAGAGCGATATAAAGGAAAGGATAAAGAAACATAGGGATGAGAATGACGACAGAGGGAGGATAGACATAAGAGACAAATTTTATTTAGCAGTCATTTATGAATATCAAATTAAATaacataataatattattaattgGGAATAACAGATTGCCAATCTTCATTATCGAGGTGGCACAATATGGTGAGCCATCAGTGTAAAGTAGGTTTACACTGACGGTATAGGAAAGATTTACTCATAATTTTAGGGCATTCTACAATCATTTGTGAGTGTTATACCCACAAGTGAAATTTATCTTTGAATGGTAAAAGATGTGTTAGTGACCCTTAGATTAAACattattaaatatttaaatataaactattatttttagtGAGAGATACTAGTTTAGCAATGGTACCAATAAAAAGaccatgaaatttttttaagtacATTTAACTGATCTTCTATAGTTGTGGATCGCCTAATGATTGGTAATTGAAAGATAATGTGATGTAATTGTAAATATAATATTTCAAGcagtgatcacatttccctatcacctttttccgtGATCatatttccctatcacctttttccctcacatatatcaaatcgctacagtaatttttccatgaaaaatgacggaaaatgcaatccaaacacaatctTAGAATCTTAACTACGTACAAGAGATAAAAGATAAGATTTGTCTATGAATTACTTGTTTGCTTTTTAAcagataaaaacaaaaattgatgaaTAGTACTTAATTAATAGTAGTACCTACATAATTTAAAATGCACCATAGAAATGCTATGCTACtactaaaagaaaatgaataactaTAGAAGAAATCAGTGGTGGAGCTAGAAAAAACATTTTCAGTGAGGGCAGAATTAGCATAGAGCTTTGCACATAACATTGGGCAATAACAATATAAACATGGTAAGTAATATGAAATAGTGGCATACATATTTAATCAAAAAGATAAGGGAATGTCACTAATATTCTACGACTCATTATAGTATAAATTTTTTGTGTATGGGAATCTTCACAAGTAAATTTAATATCTTCAACTATCGAGTTTGTGCATACATATATTCATCATTAGAGTGATATATTGTGTCTGTCGTTATTAAACATTGTTATCAAACATATATATTGAATTAGAAACAAATTTTTAGACAAATCAACACTTAGAatctatatttttcttttgtcagTAGGGACAAATTGATAAATTAGATAGgggaaaattatatttttctaaaTATTATATacctaaaatgaaaattttctttggtCAGTGGGGGCAGTGTAGATGGgggaaaattatatttttctaaaTATTATAtgcctaaaaatgaaaattttctttggtCAGTGGGGGCAGTGGGGGCAAATGCCCCTAATGATGAAAGAGTAGATTTATCACTGCAAGAAATGAGCATTATTATACTCtgaattaaaaattattttctgaaATCAAAAAATATGTATAGAATCAGCTATCTAAATAATTATATGATGTTTTAATTGGTCGGTGAAGCTACTACCTCATTTAGCATATGACCAAAGtaaaattttgtaatttctgCCCAATACCAACCTTGACAACAATAATGCTAagaatgatatgcaaaaatTACACCTAAACAATGTTTTCAAAACTAGATTGGACCAATTAGTTCAACTAGTTGAACCATTGAGTAGTCATATGGTGTGGAGTCAGATTCTATATTAAACCTAAAAAGTTAATTGAACCAGTCAAAAACTAGTTGATGCAGTCAAAACAGTAAAAATGGGATGATTATATCGATTTGcactaatttttattttattttagtattatccaaattatataaaataaaacaaataataagTTTAACCCATTATTGAAAACATTGTCTACAACCAAACATCAATGCTCTCTATTTGGTGATGGTGCTGTCTATTTGGTAATGGTAGGGGAGGATTGGGAACGGTGCTCTCTAttcggtggtggtggtggtggtggtgtaaGTGGGAATGGTCGAGAAAGATTGGGAGTGAAGGAGGGAAATGCCGCAAAGGTAAAGGGTGCATAGGTCAGTTTGTTAAATTAGAGTTTGAATAGAGCAAAACTGAAGAAAAGATAGATTAAGTAAGGTGCCAGTGATTGTTCGTGACTTTCTCCTACCAAAATTTGACCGAAGATGGTAGATTAAGTGAGTTATCAGTAATTATTTGCTAGtttcaaaatggtagattaaaaTTTGACCGGAAAGATGAccacaaataaaaaatgagcATTTAAATCTCTTGAAGaataaaatggctcattttcaTTGTGAACGATTAAAATTTAACataaaaaattcaattttccCACGTCTAAAACTTAATCATGTTAAAtatatactccctccctttttttataactgacgtttaagaaatttgctcttaagtacttttatctgtcgttttactatccccatgcagcattaattattttttcacaattttacccttttatctctctttttcaatacagggttcttaattactactcctagttagtttgcattgcttttggcttagtaaaacagcaccatttagtactctagtgagagaaaacatgggtgaattggacaattaatgagggtacaaaaggaaagtagtgtatagatttaaacaatgaaaaacttttcttaattgatgtgtaaaaccttaaacgtcagttataaaaaaaggaagGGAGTATTAATGACAAATAAACTCATAAAACTGCTTAATCATGTTATAACTGCTCGTGCattttttattctcatttttgGTGGAGATAAAAAAAGCTTTATATATCTGTGTCGTTTTTTCAATGCAATTCTTATAAGAGGGATTTCCCCAAATTTGGGCCGAGCCCTAATTCCGCATTGGAGGCAGGGTTTTAACCTTGCTACTTGCTGCTTGCTATTTGCcctgaagaaaaaaagaaggaaaaactttATTACGTTTTACTGTGGAAAAGAATATCCTTGTTTTCAAGTACAGAACAAGGGCCCTGAGAGGCAAGAATATCCCAGCTAGTAATTTCTAGTGAGGGatcaattattaattatttaccCCATTCTACATCACTGCTAGAAAAATTATCCCAAACAGAATAACCTCCTCAACCCAGAATGCAGGACTATTCCATCACAGGAATGCCCCTATGAGGAGGGAGCTGGTAGCTAGCTGAAAGTTTAGAAGCTTCTATAATCACAATGAAACTACAGCCAACCTCAGAGCTTAGAGATGAATAACATCCTAAGCTCCAAGTTCACCCTATAGTGACAAAGAATAGGGAGACTTGTTGCTTAAATCAATTGGTTCGCCAGTCTTTTTACAAATGTATATAAAATGAGAATCTGGATCTTCTAAAACATAATCTGCAGGAAGTTGTCCCTTTTCAGTGATAGGAACAGGTTCCAAGAATGATTTTGCTGAAGAGGCGGAATCGGCTGGCTTTTGAAATCCAGGTCTAGCTGCAAAATGAAGAACATTTAACATGACTAATTCATATAAATCTCCTGACAACAAACAATAGGCTTCCCCAAGAAAAACGTCACAAAGGTCACAAAATTGTCAAAAGCATATTCATTTTGAGTTTTACATCCAGTATTTTAGGAGGACAAAACAATCAAGAGGCgaaatttgtgatttggaaaacAATAGGTTCCCTTCATCTGTTTTGCAAGTAAATTAGAATGGACTACTGTTTTTTCTCCTCAAATATAGAAAAGGAAGCAACATTTTGCTCAAGAAGTTTCACAATGCAGTTCCTAATGTTTGATAGTTTGCTGTCCACCTTGtttcaaagtcatacaagtataAATCTCAACTTATTCAAGAATATAGCTCTAATGAATTTTCATCAAGAGACAAATTACAAAAAAACAACCAGGCATTCCACATTCATCAATATACTTGATGCTGTCATACTGGCAAGCAAATGTCAATTTCACACCAAGATGGCCAATAAAGAGTATCAGAAATAAAACCGAAAGAACAATTTTCAACCCAAGCAAAGATTAATTGAACAAATTATATTAGACCCCTCGAAATAAAGTCTGTGGCACATTACCACTTCAAGTACATTTGATCCCATTAAACACCTTTCCATTTCTTGTCATAAAAGAGTCTCAgaacattctttttttttttcatttttaaattagAGAAGAACATGAACTAAGATGGCATAAACAGCCCCGTCCCCATTGTGATCACTACATACTCCAAaagattctctctctctctttctcatgGTAAAAACGAAGAAGCAAGCCTGCAGGCAAAAAGCAAATATTGCTGCTCCACTAAAAAAGCTGCACTGTCAACATCACCAAATTTGACCATATAATGGCTCATCAAGTCTTGTGGTACTGGCAGTCCTATTTTTCATCTTGGCACTCGACTATACAGTCTTTCTTTCCCTGAACCAACATGTCCTTGTTTATTTTCTGACTTTCCCATTGTGGTTTCTATTGCAAGGTCAAATAACAGTCACAAACTACTCCTCCTGACTTTTTCTATCCAAGCCCACATAATAAACCAGCAGTTGTTACTTTTCCTATCCCATCTTTCCTCTTCCAAGCCACACGCAACCCAATAACAAGACCACAGGCATCAAGCATAATGAACAAATCTCTGATGGCAATAGTGGTCAAAAGAACACATAGCCACATAGTGAAGTACAGAAATCAGAAAACATGCTTTATAGCCTAGAGACTGTTCTGTGCAAATTCCACCCTTGTTAGAAACTTTTACTGAGGTACTTTTAAGTTTTCTAGCATCATGATCTTAATTTAATTCTTACTATTTAAATTTTCATCAACTTACGGCAATCTTTTCTTTAGATCAGCTCCTAGTGGGGCTTTCTAAATCTGGTTGGAGGACTGTGTCTAAGGGACAGGGTATACTTTAGTATGAATGGTCATGCTGCAAGAAATAAAGAGAATAACAGGTTGACTAACTGGAGAATAGTATCCAGCAAACAAAAAAATTCCACATTCCTAGTCATCCTGGGTGCTTTGGCCATTTGACCAGAGATGCAAGCCGTAAACTACATGTATATGTACCAGAGATGTAAGCCGTAAAATACATGTATATGTAGTAACAATGACAGAGTTAAAGTTGATTTCCTAAAGAGCAAACCATCCGCATAGCCACTGAACTTCTTGAATAGTTAAAATTTCACCACTCAACTATTAATTGTATGTTTTTACCCACTGAACTATCAAAAGTGTAAATTTTAGGCTATTTCATCTTGTTCCACCGTTAACTCCACCAAATCTAAAGGTCCGCATGATTCACGAGACATACCATTAATAGCTCGATCTGGTAGATTTAACAGTGAAATCAGATGGAATAgtccaaaatttacacttttgaTAATTCAATGGGTAAAAACATATTATTAATAGTTGAGTGGCCAAAACTCGACTATTCGGAAAGTTTAGCAGCTACCCGGATAATTTGTCTTCCCTAAACTGTAATGGCAATGGAACATATATCACAATAACAGGAATAGGCATGCCGTTCCTCAACATTAATGAGATGGAATAATGATTAACAAATTGATTATGTGACTAAAGtgtaagtaaataagaataagaaaatgCTACCACTGCTTGTTCACCTATTTTTTATCGACACCCCACGTCCATGATTTGTCATAAAGAAATCTCACAATATACTATCACACTGTTTAGCCATACTGAATTAGAAAATTAATTAGCGACAGACAACTATTAACTAGATTGATATCCAAATGTGTTGGAAGGGACATGGAAAAGCAAATTTGTTATCCAAAcataatttcaaattcattttcttGAGAGATTAACACGGTCACCATTTTTAGCTTTAAAAAACAATCTCAGCATGTCACTCTAGGAAAATGAATCTGAATGCATCCCATGCAGCTTCTAAATTCAATGCATACCAGGAGTAGTAATCAAAGATCAGTATGTCCCAATATCCCTTGAGGTTTCACATAAAGATATAGCGAACATTAAAATACTATTGTCCCATAAATACTCAAACTATGACATATAAGTAGACTAGAACATAAAAGTAAAAGAGAATAAACAGGTTTTCATATCAAGGAAAAATCCACTTACGTATAATGTATAGTTCTATCTTCCAACTGTACACTGATCGATTTAGATGAGGAATTCTTACAGTAGGGTCACCATAAGTAATCTGCAATTGGCAAGTAATTACAAACTCCACAAGTTTACGTCTAATTTATGATTCAGAAGAAGAAAACCTACAGACATTAGGGTTAACATTACCAACAGATAGACTCCTCCGGGTTTAAGAAGCCTGAAACAGAGAAAAATCAATACACTTAGGTCAGAAGAATGAGAACTGAAAATCACATCAAGGAGGTACAAATActtcaaaaaataaacaaatccaACAACCTGCTCACCTCCCCCAGCATATTAACAGCACTGATTGGAGCATTGTTCCCACACTATGAAATGCAAGCATTAAACAATTTAAAGTTAGACAACCCCAAGACTAACGAGGACTAAGCAGATGCCAAGGGGAAAAGTAGAAACATAACTTACCATTAATGAATCCAGAGTTCCTATGTGGATCAGCAAGACCAGAAATGCCAAATTGAGAGATATATCAGAGAATTAACATTCTGTAACTCAATCTTCAAGAAGTATTAAAACTTCACCGCTTACTATGGACATCTTACCTTTATCAATCACACTATGGAATGAGTCATCGGGAAAAAAGCTCATGTCCCTAACATCCATTTTCATGTCTATAGAGTTTCATAAGGAAATTTTACTGGCTAGATACGTTCTTTCAATCAAGTAGAAAAAGTATAAATGATAAAACTCAGCAACAGTATAATAAACTATTCCTTAGCCTGGATACATTTCATTTGCGGAACCTGTTCATATTTCCTTCTCATCATGTCAATAGCCACTGATGATATGTCGATGTTCATTATATCTTCATAGCCATCCTTCACCATATCCTCTGACATAACTGCAAAACAAGTTCTTTTATGGTCAGCATTTTAATTACCATTGACAAGTCAACATCTACATTATGGAACAAGTACAAACATGAATTACGAAGAAAGATAACCATCAAACTCATAAAATAAGATACCCAAATAAGGAGCCTGAATTTGACAACTCAAATTGTGATTTTAACGCTCGATTCTTTGGTTTGGCCATTATTGGACACCATCACAAACTTATGCATTTGAAATTgtgtattttgaagaaaatagatgaaataaatataatggTAACTACAGCTTCAACAACTCGGCTTTGGCAAAACTTTACATGAGTTAAATGCTATGAAGACTACTTGGGATGTggaattgctggaaaatagcCTAATACTAAAGAAGCAATAAGAAATGGGTATAGCACCTTATTGAAAAGCATAAAACATCCTAAGCTGAGTACAGGAATATGGGAAGGCAGggactaaaaataaaataattagacTTGGGACATCTGAGACTCACATGTAATTTGATagtcatttattttttcttaaagaaTAAGTCTGCAAGTCAATAGATACTACATGCAGTACAAAAATTTATGCTACATTTGTATAACAACATACATCAATCACAGTGATGTATAATCTCGGCTAAAAGTCATAAATGCTGAACAAAACCAAGTAGTAACCCCAATCACAATGTATCACTAAGTTCCAAGTGGAAGCTCGACTAACCCCAAGTCAATCACAATTTTCACTGAAGCACTGAGCAATCCAAGCTTAGCGCAACTGCACCCTATTTTTATGCATTTACATGCTATGAGCACTCTGTAAAGTATCTGCAGTCACTGAACAAAGGCATAATGATTCCCAAATAGATTTGTTGACAAATTTTCCACTTGGATGCATGGGAAAATCCAGCTTGGATCAAAGTACCCAACACTACGGCAGGTTCTGTTTCACAGATGACTCCAATAAACATGTTGATAATATCTTTTTCCCATATCACATGTCGATTAAATCCTCAATTTCACAAAATCAGCTTGTAAGTAATCCAGCAGTTAACTACAATATTAACTGCAAGATCCACAATGATAGGAACCATATTTTGATCCACATCTTTCACTTTCCTCCATACTT
This portion of the Coffea arabica cultivar ET-39 chromosome 2e, Coffea Arabica ET-39 HiFi, whole genome shotgun sequence genome encodes:
- the LOC113732379 gene encoding uncharacterized protein isoform X2, with product MYRDVSACSTYNYGDALYWDERYIQEANCGSFDWYQRYSALRPFVRKYIPTSARVLMVGCGNALMSEDMVKDGYEDIMNIDISSVAIDMMRRKYEQVPQMKYMKMDVRDMSFFPDDSFHSVIDKGTLDSLMCGNNAPISAVNMLGEVSRLLKPGGVYLLITYGDPTVRIPHLNRSVYSWKIELYIIPRPGFQKPADSASSAKSFLEPVPITEKGQLPADYVLEDPDSHFIYICKKTGEPIDLSNKSPYSLSL
- the LOC113732379 gene encoding uncharacterized protein isoform X1; amino-acid sequence: MYRDVSACSTYNYGDALYWDERYIQEANCGSFDWYQRYSALRPFVRKYIPTSARVLMVGCGNALMSEDMVKDGYEDIMNIDISSVAIDMMRRKYEQVPQMKYMKMDVRDMSFFPDDSFHSVIDKGTLDSLMCGNNAPISAVNMLGEVSRLLKPGGVYLLVMLTLMSITYGDPTVRIPHLNRSVYSWKIELYIIPRPGFQKPADSASSAKSFLEPVPITEKGQLPADYVLEDPDSHFIYICKKTGEPIDLSNKSPYSLSL
- the LOC113732379 gene encoding uncharacterized protein isoform X3; translated protein: MYRDVSACSTYNYGDALYWDERYIQEANCGSFDWYQRYSALRPFVRKYIPTSARVLMVGCGNALMSEDMVKDGYEDIMNIDISSVAIDMMRRKYEQVPQMKYMKMDVRDMSFFPDDSFHSVIDKGTLDSLMCGNNAPISAVNMLGEITYGDPTVRIPHLNRSVYSWKIELYIIPRPGFQKPADSASSAKSFLEPVPITEKGQLPADYVLEDPDSHFIYICKKTGEPIDLSNKSPYSLSL